A stretch of Aspergillus nidulans FGSC A4 chromosome VI DNA encodes these proteins:
- a CDS encoding alpha/beta hydrolase (transcript_id=CADANIAT00010145) produces the protein MATKPTIVFSIGAWLTPPAFNALRAKLLERCIPSEAPPHPSIGAEPPNKTLADDIASLSSVLKKLVEVEGKDVVVIGHSYGGVVASSAVEGLAKADRETAGQNGGVVRIAYMAAFVLDKGQSLLGMLGGQYLPWMEVKDDYVYCNAGAEAAMHDLTPEERQKWSSELVHTSRAVFSGASTYEPWHRIPSAYVLCEEDLALPLLFQEMMAAKLETDLTYRLKSSHSPFLSMPDSLTDVLEDLVSRV, from the exons atggCGACGAAGCCTACCATTGTCTTCTCGATTGGCGCGTGGCTGACACCTCCTGCCTTTAACGCTCTTCGTGCAAAGCTTTTGGAGAGATGCATTCCATCTGAAGCGCCCCCGCACCCTTCTATCGGCGCCGAGCCTCCAAATAAAACCCTCGCAGATGACATCGCGTCGCTCAGCTCggtgttgaagaagctggtggaagtggaagggAAAGATGTCGTGGTCATCGGGCACTCATACGGCGGCGTGGTTGCCTCCAGTGCGGTAGAGGGCCTGGCAAAGGCAGATCGCGAAACAGCTGGTCAGAACGGCGGTGTTGTTAGAATTGCTTATATGGCTGCCTTTGTCCTTGATAAAGGCCAAAGCCTGCTGGGTATGCTCGGTGGCCAGTATCTGCCTTGGATGGAGGTGAAG GATGACTATGTTTACTGCAacgctggagctgaagctgctatGCATGACTTGACGCCAGAAGAGCGACAAAAGTGGTCGTCCGAGCTGGTGCATACCTCACGCGCTGTCTTTTCTGGAGCCTCCACATACGAACCCTGGCATCGAATTCCTTCCGCTTATGTTCTCTGCGAGGAGGACCTagcgcttccgcttctgtTCCAGGAGATGATGGCCGCTAAGCTTGAAACTGACCTCACGTATCGACTCAAAAGCTCTCACTCGCCGTTTTTGAGTATGCCAGATAGTCTGACTGACGTTCTGGAGGATCTGGTTAGCAGAGTTTGA